A stretch of Rhinoderma darwinii isolate aRhiDar2 chromosome 4, aRhiDar2.hap1, whole genome shotgun sequence DNA encodes these proteins:
- the HMBOX1 gene encoding homeobox-containing protein 1 isoform X4 yields the protein MRPSADGSVLSLPETMSHYADEPRFTIEQIDLLQRLRRTGMTKHEILHALETLDRLDQEHSDKFGRRSNYGSSTYSNSTNHVPASSSTATASTQTLHCGMSPSPSNSCDTSPQPCTTNQNGRESSERIPTSNGKLSPTRYHANSIGPRSYSFEASEEDLDIDDKVEELMRRDSSVIKEEIKAFLANRRISQAVVAQVTGISQSRISHWLLQQGSDLSEQKKRAFYRWYQLEKTSPGATLSMRPAPIAIDDTEWRQTPPPVTATSGTFRLRRGSRFTWRKECLAVMESYFNENQYPDEAKREEIANACNAVIQKPGKKLSDLERVTSLKVYNWFANRRKEIKRRANIEAAILESHGIDVQSPGGHSNSDDVDGNDYSEQT from the exons TCTGCCGGAAACCATGTCCCATTACGCAGATGAACCCAGGTTTACCATAGAGCAGATAGACCTGCTCCAGCGCCTACGACGCACAGGAATGACCAAACACGAGATCCTCCATGCCCTGGAGACCTTAGACCGGCTGGACCAAGAACACAGTGATAAGTTTGGAAGGAGAAGCAACTACGGAAGCAGCACCTACAGCAACAGCACCAACCATGTCCCTGCGTCGTCCTCCACCGCCACTGCCTCAACACAGACCCTTCATTGCGGCATGTCTCCGTCACCCAGCAACAGCTGTGACACTTCCCCGCAACCTTGCACTACCAATCAGAATGGGAGAGAGAGCAGCGAGAGGATCCCGACCTCCAATGGCAAGCTGTCTCCGACACGCTACCACGCCAACAGCATCGGCCCAAGGTCGTACAGCTTCGAGGCGTCCGAGGAGGATCTAGACATAGACGACAAGGTCGAAGAGCTCATGAG GAGGGACAGCAGCGTCATTAAAGAAGAAATTAAGGCTTTCCTGGCGAACCGGAGAATATCGCAAGCGGTGGTTGCACAAGTGACAG GTATCAGCCAGAGCAGGATCTCTCACTGGCTGCTGCAGCAAGGATCCGACTTAAGCGAACAGAAGAAAAGAGCGTTTTACCGCTGGTACCAGCTGGAGAAGACCAGTCCAG GTGCAACTCTCAGTATGAGGCCAGCGCCGATCGCCATAGACGACACGGAGTGGAGACAAACCCCACCCCCCGTCACCGCCACCTCCGGTACTTTCAGGTTACGACGGGGAAGTCGTTTCACGTGGAGAAAAGAATGTCTGGCTGTCATGGAGAG CTATTTTAATGAGAACCAGTATCCCGACGAGGCCAAGCGGGAGGAGATCGCAAATGCGTGCAACGCGGTCATACAGAAACCAG GGAAGAAGCTCTCCGACCTGGAACGTGTCACCTCCTTGAAAGTGTACAACTGGTTCGCCAACAGACGGAAGGAGATCAAAAGAAGAGCCAATATCG AAGCAGCAATCCTGGAGAGTCATGGCATCGATGTACAAAGTCCCGGAGGTCATTCGAACAGCGACGACGTGGATGGAAATGATTATTCTGAACAG ACTTAG
- the HMBOX1 gene encoding homeobox-containing protein 1 isoform X1: MRPSADGSVLSLPETMSHYADEPRFTIEQIDLLQRLRRTGMTKHEILHALETLDRLDQEHSDKFGRRSNYGSSTYSNSTNHVPASSSTATASTQTLHCGMSPSPSNSCDTSPQPCTTNQNGRESSERIPTSNGKLSPTRYHANSIGPRSYSFEASEEDLDIDDKVEELMRRDSSVIKEEIKAFLANRRISQAVVAQVTGISQSRISHWLLQQGSDLSEQKKRAFYRWYQLEKTSPGATLSMRPAPIAIDDTEWRQTPPPVTATSGTFRLRRGSRFTWRKECLAVMESYFNENQYPDEAKREEIANACNAVIQKPGKKLSDLERVTSLKVYNWFANRRKEIKRRANIEAAILESHGIDVQSPGGHSNSDDVDGNDYSEQDDSTSHSDHQDPISLAVEMAAVNHTILALARQGTGEIKTEALDDD, encoded by the exons TCTGCCGGAAACCATGTCCCATTACGCAGATGAACCCAGGTTTACCATAGAGCAGATAGACCTGCTCCAGCGCCTACGACGCACAGGAATGACCAAACACGAGATCCTCCATGCCCTGGAGACCTTAGACCGGCTGGACCAAGAACACAGTGATAAGTTTGGAAGGAGAAGCAACTACGGAAGCAGCACCTACAGCAACAGCACCAACCATGTCCCTGCGTCGTCCTCCACCGCCACTGCCTCAACACAGACCCTTCATTGCGGCATGTCTCCGTCACCCAGCAACAGCTGTGACACTTCCCCGCAACCTTGCACTACCAATCAGAATGGGAGAGAGAGCAGCGAGAGGATCCCGACCTCCAATGGCAAGCTGTCTCCGACACGCTACCACGCCAACAGCATCGGCCCAAGGTCGTACAGCTTCGAGGCGTCCGAGGAGGATCTAGACATAGACGACAAGGTCGAAGAGCTCATGAG GAGGGACAGCAGCGTCATTAAAGAAGAAATTAAGGCTTTCCTGGCGAACCGGAGAATATCGCAAGCGGTGGTTGCACAAGTGACAG GTATCAGCCAGAGCAGGATCTCTCACTGGCTGCTGCAGCAAGGATCCGACTTAAGCGAACAGAAGAAAAGAGCGTTTTACCGCTGGTACCAGCTGGAGAAGACCAGTCCAG GTGCAACTCTCAGTATGAGGCCAGCGCCGATCGCCATAGACGACACGGAGTGGAGACAAACCCCACCCCCCGTCACCGCCACCTCCGGTACTTTCAGGTTACGACGGGGAAGTCGTTTCACGTGGAGAAAAGAATGTCTGGCTGTCATGGAGAG CTATTTTAATGAGAACCAGTATCCCGACGAGGCCAAGCGGGAGGAGATCGCAAATGCGTGCAACGCGGTCATACAGAAACCAG GGAAGAAGCTCTCCGACCTGGAACGTGTCACCTCCTTGAAAGTGTACAACTGGTTCGCCAACAGACGGAAGGAGATCAAAAGAAGAGCCAATATCG AAGCAGCAATCCTGGAGAGTCATGGCATCGATGTACAAAGTCCCGGAGGTCATTCGAACAGCGACGACGTGGATGGAAATGATTATTCTGAACAG GATGACAGTACCAGTCATAGCGATCACCAGGACCCCATCTCCTTAGCCGTGGAAATGGCAGCTGTCAATCACACCATCCTAGCACTGGCTCGGCAAGGCACTGGCGAGATCAAGACGGAAGCTCTGGACGACGACTGA
- the HMBOX1 gene encoding homeobox-containing protein 1 isoform X2, whose amino-acid sequence MRPSADGSVLSLPETMSHYADEPRFTIEQIDLLQRLRRTGMTKHEILHALETLDRLDQEHSDKFGRRSNYGSSTYSNSTNHVPASSSTATASTQTLHCGMSPSPSNSCDTSPQPCTTNQNGRESSERIPTSNGKLSPTRYHANSIGPRSYSFEASEEDLDIDDKVEELMRRDSSVIKEEIKAFLANRRISQAVVAQVTGISQSRISHWLLQQGSDLSEQKKRAFYRWYQLEKTSPGATLSMRPAPIAIDDTEWRQTPPPVTATSGTFRLRRGSRFTWRKECLAVMESYFNENQYPDEAKREEIANACNAVIQKPGKKLSDLERVTSLKVYNWFANRRKEIKRRANIAAILESHGIDVQSPGGHSNSDDVDGNDYSEQDDSTSHSDHQDPISLAVEMAAVNHTILALARQGTGEIKTEALDDD is encoded by the exons TCTGCCGGAAACCATGTCCCATTACGCAGATGAACCCAGGTTTACCATAGAGCAGATAGACCTGCTCCAGCGCCTACGACGCACAGGAATGACCAAACACGAGATCCTCCATGCCCTGGAGACCTTAGACCGGCTGGACCAAGAACACAGTGATAAGTTTGGAAGGAGAAGCAACTACGGAAGCAGCACCTACAGCAACAGCACCAACCATGTCCCTGCGTCGTCCTCCACCGCCACTGCCTCAACACAGACCCTTCATTGCGGCATGTCTCCGTCACCCAGCAACAGCTGTGACACTTCCCCGCAACCTTGCACTACCAATCAGAATGGGAGAGAGAGCAGCGAGAGGATCCCGACCTCCAATGGCAAGCTGTCTCCGACACGCTACCACGCCAACAGCATCGGCCCAAGGTCGTACAGCTTCGAGGCGTCCGAGGAGGATCTAGACATAGACGACAAGGTCGAAGAGCTCATGAG GAGGGACAGCAGCGTCATTAAAGAAGAAATTAAGGCTTTCCTGGCGAACCGGAGAATATCGCAAGCGGTGGTTGCACAAGTGACAG GTATCAGCCAGAGCAGGATCTCTCACTGGCTGCTGCAGCAAGGATCCGACTTAAGCGAACAGAAGAAAAGAGCGTTTTACCGCTGGTACCAGCTGGAGAAGACCAGTCCAG GTGCAACTCTCAGTATGAGGCCAGCGCCGATCGCCATAGACGACACGGAGTGGAGACAAACCCCACCCCCCGTCACCGCCACCTCCGGTACTTTCAGGTTACGACGGGGAAGTCGTTTCACGTGGAGAAAAGAATGTCTGGCTGTCATGGAGAG CTATTTTAATGAGAACCAGTATCCCGACGAGGCCAAGCGGGAGGAGATCGCAAATGCGTGCAACGCGGTCATACAGAAACCAG GGAAGAAGCTCTCCGACCTGGAACGTGTCACCTCCTTGAAAGTGTACAACTGGTTCGCCAACAGACGGAAGGAGATCAAAAGAAGAGCCAATATCG CAGCAATCCTGGAGAGTCATGGCATCGATGTACAAAGTCCCGGAGGTCATTCGAACAGCGACGACGTGGATGGAAATGATTATTCTGAACAG GATGACAGTACCAGTCATAGCGATCACCAGGACCCCATCTCCTTAGCCGTGGAAATGGCAGCTGTCAATCACACCATCCTAGCACTGGCTCGGCAAGGCACTGGCGAGATCAAGACGGAAGCTCTGGACGACGACTGA
- the HMBOX1 gene encoding homeobox-containing protein 1 isoform X3 — protein MRPSADGSVLSLPETMSHYADEPRFTIEQIDLLQRLRRTGMTKHEILHALETLDRLDQEHSDKFGRRSNYGSSTYSNSTNHVPASSSTATASTQTLHCGMSPSPSNSCDTSPQPCTTNQNGRESSERIPTSNGKLSPTRYHANSIGPRSYSFEASEEDLDIDDKVEELMRRDSSVIKEEIKAFLANRRISQAVVAQVTGISQSRISHWLLQQGSDLSEQKKRAFYRWYQLEKTSPGATLSMRPAPIAIDDTEWRQTPPPVTATSGTFRLRRGSRFTWRKECLAVMESYFNENQYPDEAKREEIANACNAVIQKPGKKLSDLERVTSLKVYNWFANRRKEIKRRANIAILESHGIDVQSPGGHSNSDDVDGNDYSEQDDSTSHSDHQDPISLAVEMAAVNHTILALARQGTGEIKTEALDDD, from the exons TCTGCCGGAAACCATGTCCCATTACGCAGATGAACCCAGGTTTACCATAGAGCAGATAGACCTGCTCCAGCGCCTACGACGCACAGGAATGACCAAACACGAGATCCTCCATGCCCTGGAGACCTTAGACCGGCTGGACCAAGAACACAGTGATAAGTTTGGAAGGAGAAGCAACTACGGAAGCAGCACCTACAGCAACAGCACCAACCATGTCCCTGCGTCGTCCTCCACCGCCACTGCCTCAACACAGACCCTTCATTGCGGCATGTCTCCGTCACCCAGCAACAGCTGTGACACTTCCCCGCAACCTTGCACTACCAATCAGAATGGGAGAGAGAGCAGCGAGAGGATCCCGACCTCCAATGGCAAGCTGTCTCCGACACGCTACCACGCCAACAGCATCGGCCCAAGGTCGTACAGCTTCGAGGCGTCCGAGGAGGATCTAGACATAGACGACAAGGTCGAAGAGCTCATGAG GAGGGACAGCAGCGTCATTAAAGAAGAAATTAAGGCTTTCCTGGCGAACCGGAGAATATCGCAAGCGGTGGTTGCACAAGTGACAG GTATCAGCCAGAGCAGGATCTCTCACTGGCTGCTGCAGCAAGGATCCGACTTAAGCGAACAGAAGAAAAGAGCGTTTTACCGCTGGTACCAGCTGGAGAAGACCAGTCCAG GTGCAACTCTCAGTATGAGGCCAGCGCCGATCGCCATAGACGACACGGAGTGGAGACAAACCCCACCCCCCGTCACCGCCACCTCCGGTACTTTCAGGTTACGACGGGGAAGTCGTTTCACGTGGAGAAAAGAATGTCTGGCTGTCATGGAGAG CTATTTTAATGAGAACCAGTATCCCGACGAGGCCAAGCGGGAGGAGATCGCAAATGCGTGCAACGCGGTCATACAGAAACCAG GGAAGAAGCTCTCCGACCTGGAACGTGTCACCTCCTTGAAAGTGTACAACTGGTTCGCCAACAGACGGAAGGAGATCAAAAGAAGAGCCAATATCG CAATCCTGGAGAGTCATGGCATCGATGTACAAAGTCCCGGAGGTCATTCGAACAGCGACGACGTGGATGGAAATGATTATTCTGAACAG GATGACAGTACCAGTCATAGCGATCACCAGGACCCCATCTCCTTAGCCGTGGAAATGGCAGCTGTCAATCACACCATCCTAGCACTGGCTCGGCAAGGCACTGGCGAGATCAAGACGGAAGCTCTGGACGACGACTGA